A window of Candidatus Zixiibacteriota bacterium genomic DNA:
GATCGCGAATCGGCGCAAAGTCATCATCGGTGTTTGCCAGCAATGTGTCCCCGGCGATTGACGCCCCCATCCAGTATTTGATCTCAGCCAAATAGTCATGGCCGGATCCCTTGGGCCATTCACCAGAGGGGTAACCGATATGACTCAGGCCGCCGATCGTTCCCCAATTGGAGACCGTCGTCCGAATGTTTCCTTTGTCGTGAGTGATCATATCCTGGATCTCAGGGGGCGGCACTTGCGTACCAGCCGCGGCTGCCAGCAGGTTTCCGGCCAGGGCGCTCCAAAGACCGAGGGTCACGAGTATCGGCAGGAGGAGGAAGTTTCTGCTCATGCGATAACCTCCGTGGTTCCTTAACATTAGAAGATCCATTCCAACCCCCACTGAATCGAGCGCGGCGCATCGTAATTTTGCGGATCGTTGGCCAGCAGGCGCCGCAAGGCGTTGACATCGTCAGCAGTGGCCGGTCCGGGCGGATCGGAGGTCAGTTCGTAGTTGTAGCCGTCGATATCGGCCAAGCCAGTTCGCGAGTAGACGTTGACGACGTTGCGACGGTCAAAGAGATTGTTGACTTCGACAAAAAGCCGCAGCTTGGAGTCGACAGCCTGGAAGGGGAAGAAGTCCTTGTCGAAACGGAGGTCGACGCGGTAGTTTGCCGGCATCCGCCCCTCATTGAGTCCGCCCAGGCGCATTCCGCTCTCATCCGTGCGGGTATACGGCATGCCGCTGCCATAGGTAAAGAATGCATTGGCTCCCCACGCGGACGGTACGGCCAGCCCGAATACCTTAAGTTTCTGATGGCGCGGCACCCGGAAATCGACGTTGACGTTAAGCGTGTGGCGCTGGTCGAAGGCCAGCGGGAACTCCTGCACCGGGATAACCGGGGCATCGTCGCCGCGGGTGAAGTAGTCATAGTAGAATTCGTTGGCATCGGACGAGTTGCCCTGCGCGATCATGTACGAGTAGTTGATTGAGCCGGTGAGGTTGGAGTTGCCAACGCGAGTCAACGCGAAGTCCAGACCCTTAACAGAGCCATAGTCCCCATTGTAGTATTGAGTGAACCCGCCAGAAGCGGTAGTCACGAATTTGCTTGATACCAGATTCGCCACATCCTTGAAGAAGGTGGTGACATTCAAGCGAACATTATCGGCGACGCGCTGCGTCAGACCGAGCTCATAAGAAATCGTGCGCTCCGGCTCCATATTTGGGTTGCCGACAATGGGGTAGCCAGTTGTCAGGTCCGCTTGAAGATTGGTAAACATGTACGGATACTGCGGCACTTGATAGTAGTAGCCGTAGTTGAGATGGAAGAGTGTGTTCTCGGAGACCGGATGCGAGAAGCCGAGACGCGGCGAGAGGTGCGTTTTGCTCTTGGAGCGCAAGCGGGTGGTTTTGGTTGCAGGATCGTCCCAGTAGTCGACCTCGGCATTGAGGTAGTCGAGTCGGAGACCGGCGTTGATGATCATGTAGCCAAGCTCAATCTTGTCCTGCAAATAGGCCGCGGCGTAGCTGGGGCCGACATCGTATTTCTCGCCGTACGGGCGAGCGTTGAAGAACTGCTTGTTGTCCCAGACGAGACGGTTCTGGCGGTATTCGCCACCGAGCGTCACCTGATGGTACTTGGAGACCTGCGAGAGCAGGTCGAAGCCGACCGACTTGTACGATGACTCGCGATTGAGGTAGTAAGGATAGAAGAGCGTGTCGTTGACATACCCAGTATAATAGTAGGCCGAATCGGTTGAGTAGTTCTCCTGAATGGTGCCGTTATAAAGACCGTTGCCATCCACGGAGTAACCCGGCCACTGATCCCAGTAGACGTCAAACAGGTGATCCGGCGCGAGTTTGGTACGGGTCTTGAAATAGCCCAGCTTAAACGACACCATGGTATTGGCAGACAACTGCAGAGTGGCGTTGCTGCCGATGCGCGCCGCGCGATTCTTGATCAGGCCGGAATTCTGCAAAGCAAAATCGTAGGAGTAGCCGTTGACGTCGCGGTGCTCGTAGCGTTGCTGTTCACGATCATAGAGGTTGGAGTACAGCGTCACCTTGAGATTCTGCAGCGGACGCAGGGCCAGTTTGGAGGTCAAGGTCCAGCTCTCGGCGCGGTTGTGTGGGAGATACCCGCCATTGTGCGCGTATTCGAGCGAATTGAAGAAGTTGGCCC
This region includes:
- a CDS encoding TonB-dependent receptor, with product MRSNRVFAGAILAALIVAGFAGLTMAKTTGKISGTVVSAETGEPLAGATVTIVGEPIVTATDLDGEFYILNLPVATYDVAVQLIGYQTEIRAGLKVLLDLTTPVTIALMPATVELDTAVTVVAERPLIQRDLTASVRTITKEEIDLQPNSRNIQQVILRMNGTVSDNDGGLHVRGGRYGEVTYYFDGMPVQDQFSGGLGTRVNPDALETVSLTSGGYSAEYGEALSGVVNLLTQEGSDRYVGKLKLADGMSSPYNVHTGGFDRTRRTDNYYGVFNLAGPIPTLNSERANFFNSLEYAHNGGYLPHNRAESWTLTSKLALRPLQNLKVTLYSNLYDREQQRYEHRDVNGYSYDFALQNSGLIKNRAARIGSNATLQLSANTMVSFKLGYFKTRTKLAPDHLFDVYWDQWPGYSVDGNGLYNGTIQENYSTDSAYYYTGYVNDTLFYPYYLNRESSYKSVGFDLLSQVSKYHQVTLGGEYRQNRLVWDNKQFFNARPYGEKYDVGPSYAAAYLQDKIELGYMIINAGLRLDYLNAEVDYWDDPATKTTRLRSKSKTHLSPRLGFSHPVSENTLFHLNYGYYYQVPQYPYMFTNLQADLTTGYPIVGNPNMEPERTISYELGLTQRVADNVRLNVTTFFKDVANLVSSKFVTTASGGFTQYYNGDYGSVKGLDFALTRVGNSNLTGSINYSYMIAQGNSSDANEFYYDYFTRGDDAPVIPVQEFPLAFDQRHTLNVNVDFRVPRHQKLKVFGLAVPSAWGANAFFTYGSGMPYTRTDESGMRLGGLNEGRMPANYRVDLRFDKDFFPFQAVDSKLRLFVEVNNLFDRRNVVNVYSRTGLADIDGYNYELTSDPPGPATADDVNALRRLLANDPQNYDAPRSIQWGLEWIF